From the Euphorbia lathyris chromosome 6, ddEupLath1.1, whole genome shotgun sequence genome, one window contains:
- the LOC136233308 gene encoding uncharacterized protein isoform X1: MALVILHQTTVVLPASISFKVNIYSFSLLPFALTGFRSCFDCSRSDRKEGGPKVDNLLIMIVEDSCKGGWANEQRNSFFPSGSTSTYMQICSFRALLISLLSRSRIRLPHLAQSLELFRRGRQETRTKLSKFCCHALLTLEVLIHPRALPLENFQSVNSYDEKDGC, from the exons ATGGCGCTGGTGATCCTTCACCAAACGACGGTGGTTCTTCCTGCATCTATTTCATTCAAGGTAAATATCTATTCCTTTTCGCTATTACCTTTCGCACTGACTGGGTTTCGTTCGTGTTTCGATTGTAGCAGAAGCGACAGAAAAGAG GGAGGTCCAAAAGttgataatcttttaataatgatAGTGGAAGATTCTTGTAAAGGTGGATGGGCTAATGAGCAAAGGAACTCTTTCTTTCCTAGTGGATCCACTTCAACATATATGCAGATTTGCAGCTTTCGTGCGCTTTTGATATCTCTGCTTTCACGATCTCGCATTCGTCTTCCACATTTAGCCCAGAGTCTTGAGCTTTTCCGAAGAG GGAGGCAAGAAACTCGAACAAAACTATCAAAATTTTGTTGTCATGCACTCTTAACCTTGGAAGTGCTTATACATCCGCGGGCTCTCCCACTAGAAAATTTTCAATCTGTGAACtcttatgatgaaaaagatggATGCTAA
- the LOC136233308 gene encoding uncharacterized protein isoform X2, which yields MALVILHQTTVVLPASISFKGGPKVDNLLIMIVEDSCKGGWANEQRNSFFPSGSTSTYMQICSFRALLISLLSRSRIRLPHLAQSLELFRRGRQETRTKLSKFCCHALLTLEVLIHPRALPLENFQSVNSYDEKDGC from the exons ATGGCGCTGGTGATCCTTCACCAAACGACGGTGGTTCTTCCTGCATCTATTTCATTCAAG GGAGGTCCAAAAGttgataatcttttaataatgatAGTGGAAGATTCTTGTAAAGGTGGATGGGCTAATGAGCAAAGGAACTCTTTCTTTCCTAGTGGATCCACTTCAACATATATGCAGATTTGCAGCTTTCGTGCGCTTTTGATATCTCTGCTTTCACGATCTCGCATTCGTCTTCCACATTTAGCCCAGAGTCTTGAGCTTTTCCGAAGAG GGAGGCAAGAAACTCGAACAAAACTATCAAAATTTTGTTGTCATGCACTCTTAACCTTGGAAGTGCTTATACATCCGCGGGCTCTCCCACTAGAAAATTTTCAATCTGTGAACtcttatgatgaaaaagatggATGCTAA